Within Oscillatoria nigro-viridis PCC 7112, the genomic segment TTGAAATCATAAAGGTTCAGCCGTCCTACCGAGCCATTAACTTGCCACACTCGCATTCTCTTAATTGCTTCCGCCGCTGCACTTTGCCCAGCCGCTACTTTGAGTTCTGGAAGGCTGCTGTGTTCCTTTACGATTAGGGTTAAAGTTTCTTTTGGAGTGACTCGCAAAGCTTGTTGCCAAGAAGCTGGTGCGGTTGTTGCTGAACTAGAATTCGTGCAAGCAACTGTCCCCAATAATAGCGACAGGGCGGTAAAAACTGTCAAACCAATGCGAAACCAGTAACCAAGTTGATTTAACCAAACCGGGGGTTTTACAATCTTTTGGCTGCCTGCTGTTTTTTGCTTAACTCGATTTTGTTCAACCATTTGTTACTCCAATTATACAAAATAACAGAAAAAAAAGGACAATAAAGCGGAAGAAAAAGACACGAAAAGAGAGTTTTTTTTGCTTAAGTAAGCTGTTGTAGGTCTAAAGTTTACAGTCAATTTTAATGACTTCCTTATCGGAATATAAAACGACTATGCAATTTAGAGCGAGAACAACTTAGGAACAAGTCATATCAAATCCGTTGATATCGGAATTATTAATCTCTCTCTTTTCTTTCTCTGCGTCCTCTGCGTTCTCTGTGGTTTAATCATTCCGATGCCACCGGAATAGATGTCAGAACATAAATGCAATAAAATTAATGTTTCGGAATAGATATCAGAACAAAAACGTAAGAAAATTCATGTTTTCAGCACTTAAAAACGTCCTGTTAGCGAAAAAGTTGTTAGAATCCACTACGCTTGGGTTAGCCCTTTCAGACGAATTCCATTTCACGAATTTTTAGGATATACAGACTTGTGAAAGGAAGTTAGAGTGTTCTTACTTGAACCGTATTGTGTTAGAGTTCACGAGTGAACGCAGAGACACTATTTGTAAGGTGTTTGTAGGTGCTTTTCGGTGCATTTGGCCACAAATACTGTAAATTTTGCTGTCTTGCGTAAGTCCTATAGTTGTTAATACCTTGCATTTCCACTTCCCCTTTCCCTTTGTTCAATGGGAGAGTGCAGCCGTGCCAAGAGTAACTGCTATCCCCAAACCGATTAATATCAGAAAATTTTGCTGCTTTCGCTTGTGAAAAAGTCGAATTAAAAACCACATTCCCCCCAAAAAAGAGCTAATGAACAGCGCAACCTTAATACTCCAACTAGCATTTAAAGTAATGCCCGAGCCGACCGAGTTGCTGATGCCACTGCTGTCACCAGAATTAGCTTGGCAATTGTCGCTGGTATTGTGGTTATAAAGCTCTCGAACTTTTTCCCCGTACTGTTTGAGAGAGTAGCCACCTAAAATGTTGGAATAGCTGGCATCAATTTTACTGCCAGAACCCCCAAAGTGTTTCTGTGCTACTCGCTCAATTAAGCGATCGCCCTTGAACACCTGCCCAGTTTTAGGGTCAATTTCCTGTTGGCTGCTGACTAAGTTCTCAGCTAGAGAATTTTGCAAGAGTTTATCCTGAACAGCAGGAGGAAAATATTGGAAGAGTTCCTCTCTTGTAGGTTTTTGGCCTTTGTTGACGTTCAGGATAAAGTTAGTCCCCCCTGGAATTGAGCTGACAGCACGCTGCACGTCTTCCTGGTAACTCATCAACTGATAGCGACCGATCGCCCGCCCGCAGTTGCGAGATCCTTCGGTACAAACGATCTCGCCAATGGCTTCGTAGTCGCCACTGGCTGCATTTTCCAAATTGGCGATTCCTTCGGAAAGCTTTGCTAACGCCTCCCCTAATGAAGCTACATCCACACCGTTAACGTAAGTTGCGGGGCGCGCGCACTCTCGCTTGGATTCAGGTAGAGGCTGAGTTGGTAAAGGGTTTTCTTTAGTTTGATTTGAACTCAGCGGCTTTGAAGGTTTTGTTTCAGGTGCGACGCCTTTTGAACGCGAAATACTGTTAGAAGAACCACCCTCCAATCGACCGACAAACATAGGCGAATTAACGCTGTAACTGAGAAACGGAACCGGGCCAATAATGTAAGGCGATTTACCGCAGGGCAAATTAAACCTGAAGTACAGAGCCGTGTCAACAGTATCGCTGGTTTCTGACGGTTCCATTACCACTACTTTAAACACTTCCCCAAAAGGATGCCGGCCCGTCGGTTCCCAACCGCTCAAACAGCCAGAACCGCCTCGTACTTCCTGATATTTGCCGCTAATCCACTGCTTGCCTTCTAGCGGCCCTGTGGCGCGGCGACCGACGTTTTCCATGTCGTCGAGTTCGATATAAGCGCAATCTTTTTCGCAGGCTACCGCAAATCCTTCTACATCAGAACCGGAAATTGTATTAGAGCGTTTGCTTTCGTACCGACTGTAAATCATGTCAATTCGCATGATTGTGCTGCCAATAGACGCAATAGGAACCGGAAAATTAGAAAGGGGGACTTGACTCAGCAGCGGAATATTGCTGATGAGTTCCTCTGACCAGCCAGAGAACTGTTCTAAATTTACGCTATTAAGATTGGGAATTTGGGCGAGCGCAAACTCAGATAGGTCAATTTGGTTAAGTTTGGCCTGCGCTAGTTGCGGTACTTGTTTTACAGCTTGACCAATTGGTAATTGGTTGATGTTAGGGTTCACTCCGGCTATTTGAGAAGATAAAGAAGCAATTGGAGGAACATCGCTCAATTGAAATTGACCCAGATTCGGAACAATTTCAGCCAAGCGACCGACAGTTTGCTTACCAGCTAAGGGAAATGCGGACAAGCTGATATTCTCTAAATTGATATCCCCTAGTGCCAATTGTTCAATTGCTTGCAAAGACAGAATTTCAGGTTTTACGTCGTTAATGTCCCCCAGCTTCAAGATGTTGTCAACAGAAGTGCCGGCTTGCCAGCTTCGACCGCCAGAACTTCCAGAACTAGCAACCGCGGGTAGGGAACTAAAGGTAATCTGGCTCCAATCTGGCAGCAAAACTCTAGATTGTTTTTTTTCCCAAATTTTAGTAGGTAAGGGACTGGCGCTAGCAATTAATGGAAAGCTTAAGAAAGTAATGCAGATGAAAGCAAAAATTAGGCAGAGTGTACTGGCAGCTATTAAAGCCGAGCCTACCTGGCTTATTTTTTTTAACTGCTTTGGACTGTTCATGGGAATCCTATTGATGTTAACTAAAATTAGGCAAAAAAAACTGCTCTATTCTTTCTAATTTGGAAAAACTTTAAACGGTTTTTAAAACATTACGAAAAATAGAACAGTATTGCAGAAATTACCCATCAGCTAAATCTCCCTCTCCCCCTCTCCCCTCTCTCCCTCTCTTCCTCTACCTCTCTCCCTCTCCATTTTAGGAATTACCCAAAAACCCGGTCTTCCTATGTAATTCCGTCATTTTAGGTTGAACATGAGAACGAGAAACTGGGTTTTTTAGGTTGATGCGTCCTGGACTGCATTTCTCCATCTTCGCTTTTTTCTTTAATCAATCTCCAGCTCAAGCTGTGGATTCGGGCGGACTGTTGAATCTGTCCAAGGAGTATCTGCTAAGTTTGACAAGTCATACACATTTTCTTGGTAAGCGTCGTCAAAATTACCTTGACGAACTTCCCTTGATGACGAGTAACCGACAGTTAGATCGGGTTCCGATTCGTAACCGGAGTTGTTATATCCAGAATTAGGTTCAACTGATGGAGTGTGCATGGTTTTTATGAGTTTATGTGGTGAACAATTCCAATTTAAATCGCATCGAGTTCCTGCAACTTCATTCCTATGAGCGATTTTGTTTACTAAAAATTACCCCCTCTAAATGGAGGGGGCAGCTTTATGAAGGTTGCCTAACGGCTCTCAGCACTGGGCTCTTCTACGAAGTCGAGAAAAATGTCTTTTAAGAAAGTGACAAAGTGCGATCGCGCACCCTTATTCTCTGATTTGTCAGTAATCGCGGTGTAAGAAACCGAATTCTAACCCGAGAGCGCGTTTCATCTAATAAAATTAATGCCCCTGATTCAATCTCTGACTCAAATTTATGCAACACTTCCACAACCAAACTCTCTATATTGGCAGGCACTACGTCTTGAATACGCACTTGAATTACAACGAGTTAGCCGCGACTGAAAATGTCTTCTATGTCCCGTGAACCATGCAGAACACGAATTACATCTATTCCATTTTCAATTTCCCGATAGAACACCACATAGTTACCAATCGGAAAGCTGTGCAACCCAGCTAACAGTTCCTCACGCCTTCTGCCCAATCCTGGATTACGTGCCAAGGTTTGCAGTTTTCCTTCAACGCGATCTAAAAACTCGTCAGCCCGATCTAAGGGTGCATCTCACTTTGGCGAATATGTCACCAAAGGGTTAAAATGGAAAAGCTAGTAAAATTGCCCAAAAATATGAGGTAAAGAAAATGACACCCTCAGACCAAGAACAGCTAAAAGTCTACTTAAAAGCGGCAGCAGAAATTCTTTACAGAAATACAGCTCCAAGCGAGTTAGAAAGCTTTGATAGCATAGAAAAGTCTCTCCGTCAGAAAATGCTAGAAGAAGTGGGACCAGAACTAGGTAACTTTTTTTTTCAGCAGTATCAGGAATTCAAACAGGAAAACCCAGAAAAATAAAATCAATAGTCGGTTCGCTCGAAATTACCGACAATCAAGCGAAATATTTTGGATTGAAAGCGTATAGTCAATTCAGTCCAATGATGGAAAAATGCTGTCTTTTAATTAGTGCCAACGAATCTTATCAAATGGCAGAAAAAGATTTAGAGATTTTCACCGGAATCAAAGTCTCTCATAGTACATTACAAAGATTAGTCAAACGACAAGAATTTGAATTACCTACATCTAAACAAGGAGTTCAAGAAATTACATTAGATGGCGGGAAAGTCAGGCTACGCAACGACACCAAAGGCGAGGGTTGTTACTGGAAAGACTATAAAGCCATTTGTTTAGAT encodes:
- a CDS encoding ISKra4-like element ISOni2 family transposase (programmed frameshift) — its product is MTPSDQEQLKVYLKAAAEILYRNTAPSELESFDSIEKSLRQKMLEEVGPELGNFFFPAVSGIQTGKPRKIKSIVGSLEITDNQAKYFGLKAYSQFSPMMEKCCLLISANESYQMAEKDLEIFTGIKVSHSTLQRLVKRQEFELPTSKQGVQEITLDGGKVRLRNDTKGEGCYWKDYKAICLDNVYSGASFQNNQNLIDWTNSQKLRHPMYCLGDGHAGIWKIFQEIGDTEQRQEILDWYHLKENLYKVGGSLKRLKLAENMLWQGKIDEVINLFKEMKKQAFKTFCNYLETHRCRIVNYQYYKEESISSIGSGTVESIIKRIGFRVKISGAQWKIESVPSILSLRCAYLNGQLSI